Proteins found in one Rhodovulum sp. MB263 genomic segment:
- a CDS encoding acetyl-CoA C-acetyltransferase translates to MTDAFIYDAVRTPRGKGRKDGSLHEVTSLRLSAVVLDALKDRNGLEGHALEDVIWGNATQVGEQGGCLARSAVLASGLDESIPGLSINRFCASGLEAVNLAANQVKAGAGRAYIAGGVEMMGRVAMGSDGAAIAVDPSLAMKTYFVPQGISADIIATEYGFSRDDVDGLAVESQKRAATSWEEDRFARSIVPVKDVNGLTILGRDEYMRPGTDMQTLGSLKPSFREMGEMMPGFDQLALMKYPHLERIEHVHHAGNSSGIVDGAAGILIGDAEFGKAHGLKPRARIRATCKIGTDPTIMLTGPVPATEKILKDAGMQISDIDLFEVNEAFAAVVLRFMQAFDVDPAVVNPCGGAIALGHPLGATGSIILGTLLDELERSGKGTGLATLCVASGMGAATIIERV, encoded by the coding sequence ATGACAGACGCTTTCATCTACGATGCCGTCCGGACCCCGCGCGGCAAGGGCCGCAAGGATGGCAGCCTGCACGAGGTGACCTCGCTCCGGCTGTCGGCCGTGGTTCTCGACGCACTGAAGGACCGCAACGGGCTGGAGGGCCACGCCCTCGAGGACGTGATCTGGGGCAATGCGACCCAGGTCGGCGAACAGGGCGGCTGCCTTGCGCGCAGCGCGGTGCTGGCCTCGGGGCTAGATGAATCGATCCCGGGGCTTTCGATCAACCGCTTCTGCGCCAGCGGGCTCGAGGCCGTGAACCTCGCCGCCAACCAGGTGAAGGCCGGCGCGGGCCGGGCCTATATCGCGGGCGGGGTCGAGATGATGGGCCGGGTCGCCATGGGCAGCGACGGCGCCGCAATCGCGGTCGATCCCAGCCTTGCCATGAAGACCTATTTCGTGCCGCAAGGCATCTCGGCCGACATCATCGCGACCGAATACGGCTTTTCGCGCGACGATGTCGACGGGCTGGCGGTCGAGAGCCAGAAGCGCGCGGCGACCTCCTGGGAGGAGGACCGCTTTGCCCGCTCGATCGTGCCGGTGAAGGACGTCAACGGACTGACCATCCTCGGGCGCGACGAATACATGCGCCCGGGCACCGACATGCAGACGCTGGGCTCGCTGAAACCCTCGTTCAGGGAGATGGGCGAGATGATGCCGGGCTTCGATCAGCTGGCGCTGATGAAATACCCGCATCTTGAACGGATCGAACATGTCCACCATGCGGGCAACTCGTCGGGCATCGTCGACGGCGCGGCCGGCATCCTGATCGGCGATGCCGAATTCGGCAAGGCGCATGGGCTGAAGCCCCGGGCCCGCATCAGGGCGACCTGCAAGATCGGCACCGATCCGACCATCATGCTGACCGGCCCCGTGCCCGCGACCGAGAAGATCCTGAAGGATGCCGGCATGCAGATTTCCGACATCGATCTCTTCGAGGTGAACGAGGCCTTCGCGGCCGTGGTGCTGCGCTTCATGCAGGCCTTCGATGTCGACCCGGCCGTGGTCAATCCCTGCGGCGGGGCCATCGCGCTGGGGCATCCGCTGGGCGCGACGGGGTCGATCATCCTCGGCACGCTGCTGGACGAGCTCGAGCGCAGCGGCAAGGGCACCGGGCTTGCCACGCTTTGCGTGGCCTCCGGCATGGGCGCCGCAACCATCATCGAACGGGTCTGA
- a CDS encoding 3-hydroxyacyl-CoA dehydrogenase NAD-binding domain-containing protein, with the protein MAEFHYKTDTDGIATITWDVPGKSMNVLSLTGIEELNAHIDSALADDAVTGVVITSGKKDFAGGMDLNIIARMKQEAGDDPARGLFDGTMRLHGLLRKIERAGMDDRNKGGKPIAAALPGTALGIGLELPLACHRIFAADNPKAKIGLPEIMVGIFPGGGGTTRLVRKLGAMGASSFLLEGKLSDPKKAKAAGLIDEVAEDPVAAARAWVLSEPNIVKPWDERGYKMPGGAPYHPAGFMTFLGASAMVHGKTKGVYPAARALLSAVYEGALVPFDTALKIEARWFTHVLMNPSSSAMIRSLFINKEALEKGAVRPGGVPDQSVKKLGILGAGMMGAGIALVSAQAGIEVVLVDQSQEAADRGRAYTESYMDKGIKRGKASPGKKAEILNRITATTDYDALKGADLIVEAVFEDPGIKAEVTKKVQAVVDENCIIATNTSTLPITDLARAADRPEDFIGIHFFSPVEKMLLVEIIKGKATGDRAVAKALDFVRQIRKTPIVVNDARFFYANRCIIPYINEGIRMVAEGVAPALIENAAKLVGMPLGPLQLVDETSIDLGVKIAKATKAAMGEDYPDDAVDEVIFWLADEGRLGRKARAGFYAYDDAGKRTGLWDGLSAKFPPAADQPDVHEVQHRLLFAQVLEAVRALEEGVLMDIREGDVGAILGWGFAPWSGGPLSWLDMIGPGRAASLCEDLAARHGKRFAPPALLEEMADKGETFYARFAPDAQAA; encoded by the coding sequence ATGGCCGAATTTCACTACAAGACCGACACGGACGGCATCGCGACCATCACCTGGGACGTGCCCGGCAAAAGCATGAACGTGCTCAGCCTGACCGGCATCGAGGAGCTGAACGCCCATATCGACAGCGCGCTTGCGGACGATGCCGTGACGGGCGTGGTCATCACCTCGGGCAAGAAGGATTTCGCGGGCGGGATGGACCTGAATATCATCGCCCGGATGAAACAGGAGGCGGGCGACGATCCGGCGCGCGGGCTTTTCGACGGTACCATGCGGCTGCACGGTCTCTTGCGGAAGATCGAGCGCGCGGGGATGGATGACAGGAACAAGGGCGGCAAGCCGATTGCCGCCGCCCTGCCCGGCACAGCTCTCGGGATCGGGCTGGAACTGCCGCTGGCCTGTCACCGGATCTTCGCCGCCGACAATCCCAAGGCCAAGATCGGCCTGCCCGAGATCATGGTCGGCATCTTCCCGGGCGGCGGCGGCACCACGCGGCTGGTGCGCAAGCTGGGCGCCATGGGGGCCTCGTCCTTCCTGCTGGAAGGCAAGCTGTCCGACCCGAAGAAGGCGAAAGCCGCGGGGCTGATCGACGAGGTGGCCGAGGACCCGGTGGCAGCCGCCCGCGCCTGGGTCTTGTCCGAACCGAACATCGTCAAGCCCTGGGATGAGAGGGGCTACAAGATGCCGGGCGGTGCGCCCTATCACCCGGCGGGCTTCATGACCTTCCTCGGCGCCTCGGCCATGGTGCATGGCAAGACCAAGGGGGTCTACCCGGCAGCCAGGGCGCTGCTGTCGGCCGTCTACGAGGGCGCGCTGGTGCCCTTCGACACCGCGCTGAAGATCGAGGCGCGCTGGTTCACCCATGTGCTGATGAACCCGTCTTCCTCGGCGATGATCCGCTCGCTCTTCATCAACAAGGAGGCGCTGGAAAAGGGCGCGGTGCGGCCCGGGGGCGTACCCGACCAGTCGGTGAAAAAGCTCGGCATCCTCGGCGCGGGCATGATGGGCGCGGGCATCGCGCTGGTCTCGGCCCAGGCCGGGATCGAGGTGGTGCTGGTCGACCAGAGCCAGGAGGCCGCCGACCGTGGCCGCGCCTATACCGAATCCTACATGGACAAGGGCATCAAGCGCGGCAAGGCCAGCCCCGGGAAGAAGGCCGAGATCCTGAACCGCATCACCGCAACCACCGATTATGACGCGCTGAAAGGCGCCGATCTGATCGTCGAGGCGGTGTTCGAGGACCCGGGCATCAAGGCCGAGGTGACGAAGAAGGTGCAGGCCGTGGTGGACGAGAATTGCATTATTGCGACCAACACCTCGACCCTGCCGATCACCGATCTGGCCAGGGCTGCGGACCGGCCCGAAGACTTCATCGGCATTCACTTCTTCAGCCCGGTCGAGAAGATGCTGCTGGTCGAGATCATCAAGGGCAAGGCCACGGGCGACCGGGCCGTGGCCAAGGCGCTCGATTTCGTGCGCCAGATCCGCAAGACCCCCATCGTGGTCAATGATGCACGCTTCTTCTACGCCAATCGCTGCATCATTCCCTATATCAACGAGGGCATCCGGATGGTGGCCGAGGGCGTCGCGCCCGCGCTGATCGAGAATGCGGCGAAACTGGTGGGCATGCCGCTGGGGCCGCTGCAACTCGTGGACGAGACCTCGATCGATCTGGGCGTGAAGATCGCCAAGGCCACGAAGGCCGCGATGGGCGAGGATTATCCCGACGACGCGGTGGACGAGGTGATCTTCTGGCTGGCCGATGAGGGACGCCTGGGTCGGAAGGCCAGGGCAGGTTTCTATGCCTATGACGATGCGGGCAAGCGGACCGGGCTCTGGGACGGGCTGTCGGCGAAATTCCCGCCCGCGGCGGATCAGCCGGATGTGCACGAGGTGCAGCACCGGTTGCTCTTCGCACAGGTGCTGGAAGCGGTGCGGGCGCTGGAGGAGGGCGTGTTGATGGACATCCGCGAAGGCGATGTCGGCGCGATCCTCGGCTGGGGCTTTGCGCCCTGGTCGGGCGGGCCTCTGTCCTGGCTCGACATGATCGGGCCAGGCCGGGCCGCCTCGCTGTGCGAGGATCTGGCCGCGCGGCATGGCAAGCGCTTCGCGCCGCCCGCCCTGCTGGAAGAGATGGCTGACAAGGGCGAGACCTTCTACGCCCGCTTCGCCCCCGACGCTCAGGCCGCGTGA
- a CDS encoding Hint domain-containing protein, whose amino-acid sequence MVFSISFLGARPVGEMAEAAGNGVGTPLPVGLVRGFTLGTRVATGAGCRAVELLEPGDCVLTVERGAQPVRRIERGYLWQGPSACPPPLWPLEVPAGALGNRRRLILLPEQRVLIGSALAAEIHGTPFALLPARLLDGVMGIRRVAPPAGEAVGVVSIAFEAPGTVYANGAALVQCSSWQAEGAGAADRPEDPRPGAPRCGITPGLEKARRIVAALEGAHAGAAIPPRLPMVRTVPLLDALLRHAA is encoded by the coding sequence ATGGTCTTCAGTATCAGCTTTCTCGGTGCACGCCCCGTCGGTGAGATGGCGGAGGCTGCCGGGAACGGCGTCGGAACGCCGCTGCCGGTCGGTCTCGTCCGCGGCTTCACTCTGGGAACGCGGGTCGCGACCGGGGCGGGGTGCCGTGCGGTCGAGCTTCTGGAGCCGGGCGATTGCGTGTTGACCGTCGAGCGGGGGGCGCAACCGGTCCGCCGGATCGAGCGGGGCTATCTCTGGCAGGGGCCGTCGGCCTGTCCGCCGCCGCTCTGGCCGCTCGAGGTGCCCGCCGGCGCGCTTGGCAACAGGCGCAGGCTGATATTGCTGCCCGAACAGAGGGTGTTGATCGGATCCGCCCTCGCTGCCGAGATCCATGGCACCCCCTTCGCGCTGCTGCCCGCGCGCCTGCTCGATGGCGTGATGGGCATCCGGCGGGTGGCGCCTCCTGCGGGGGAGGCGGTCGGGGTCGTCTCGATTGCCTTCGAGGCGCCCGGAACCGTTTATGCCAATGGGGCGGCACTGGTGCAGTGTTCCTCGTGGCAGGCGGAGGGCGCCGGGGCGGCAGACCGCCCCGAGGATCCTCGTCCGGGGGCACCCCGTTGCGGCATCACGCCCGGGCTGGAGAAGGCCCGGCGGATCGTGGCAGCGCTCGAAGGCGCGCATGCCGGGGCGGCGATCCCGCCCCGGCTGCCCATGGTTCGGACCGTTCCGCTGCTCGACGCGCTGCTCCGTCACGCGGCCTGA
- a CDS encoding long-chain-fatty-acid--CoA ligase, with amino-acid sequence MGWLSDETGLEKCAANYVPLTPLSFLKRAVRVFPDRTALVYGKRRYSYRQYHDRVTRLASALAAMGVKPGDVVATLLPNVPAQAEATWAVPACGGVLNTINIRLDANTVSYILDHGGAKVLLVDPQFLPLAADALEDLEGERPVIIEVGDDPEGVHDFGDFPEYEDVLAGADPDFDWIMPEDEWESLALNYTSGTTGRPKGVVYHHRGAYLNAMGQIVSWRLVMHPTYLTIVPLFHCNGWCHTWMIAALGGTVVCCRDITARAIYDAIADEGVTHFGGAPIVMNMIVNAKDEERRAFDHSVEVFTAGAPPAAATLAAIEPLGFNITHVYGLTETYGPATECTWRAEEWDALPTEERARLKARQGVAMPFMEEVTVLDPKSLEQVPMDGQHQGEIMFRGNGVMKGYLKNPRATRESFKGGWFHSGDLAHQHEDGYFEIADRAKDIIISGGENVSSVEIEGVLMHHPDVLLCAVVAKPDEKWGEVPCAFVELKDGHKVDADTLIAFARERLAGFKTPKRVVFQDLPKTSTGKIQKFELRKVARAL; translated from the coding sequence ATGGGATGGCTGTCTGATGAAACCGGTCTGGAGAAATGTGCGGCGAATTATGTGCCGCTGACTCCATTGTCTTTTCTCAAGCGGGCGGTGCGGGTATTTCCCGACCGGACCGCGCTGGTCTATGGCAAGCGGCGCTACAGCTACCGGCAATATCATGACCGGGTGACGCGTCTGGCCTCGGCGCTGGCCGCGATGGGGGTGAAACCCGGCGACGTGGTGGCGACGCTGTTGCCGAACGTCCCCGCCCAGGCCGAGGCGACCTGGGCCGTGCCTGCCTGCGGAGGGGTGCTCAACACCATCAACATCCGGCTCGACGCCAATACCGTCAGCTACATCCTCGACCATGGCGGGGCGAAAGTGCTGCTGGTCGACCCGCAATTCCTGCCGCTCGCGGCCGATGCGCTGGAGGATCTCGAGGGCGAGCGGCCGGTGATCATCGAGGTCGGCGACGACCCCGAGGGCGTGCATGATTTCGGCGATTTCCCGGAATACGAGGACGTCCTGGCCGGGGCCGATCCGGATTTCGACTGGATCATGCCCGAGGACGAATGGGAAAGCCTTGCGCTGAACTACACCTCGGGCACCACCGGGCGGCCCAAGGGCGTGGTCTATCACCATCGCGGCGCCTATCTGAACGCGATGGGCCAGATCGTGAGCTGGCGTCTGGTGATGCACCCGACCTACCTGACCATCGTGCCGCTGTTTCACTGCAACGGCTGGTGCCACACCTGGATGATCGCGGCGCTTGGCGGCACTGTCGTCTGTTGCCGCGACATCACCGCCCGCGCCATCTACGATGCCATCGCCGACGAGGGCGTGACCCATTTCGGCGGCGCCCCGATCGTGATGAACATGATCGTCAACGCGAAGGACGAGGAGCGGCGCGCGTTCGACCATTCGGTCGAGGTCTTCACCGCGGGCGCCCCGCCCGCCGCCGCGACGCTCGCCGCGATCGAGCCCCTGGGCTTCAACATCACCCATGTCTACGGGCTGACCGAAACCTATGGCCCGGCGACCGAATGCACCTGGCGGGCCGAGGAGTGGGACGCGCTTCCGACCGAGGAACGGGCCCGGCTGAAGGCCCGTCAGGGCGTGGCCATGCCCTTCATGGAAGAGGTGACCGTGCTCGATCCCAAGAGCCTCGAACAGGTGCCGATGGACGGACAGCATCAGGGCGAGATCATGTTCCGCGGCAATGGGGTGATGAAGGGCTATCTCAAGAACCCCCGCGCCACCCGCGAAAGCTTCAAGGGCGGCTGGTTCCATTCGGGCGATCTGGCCCATCAGCACGAGGACGGCTATTTCGAGATCGCCGACCGGGCCAAGGATATCATCATCTCGGGCGGAGAGAATGTCAGCTCGGTCGAGATCGAGGGCGTGTTGATGCACCATCCCGACGTGCTGCTATGCGCGGTGGTGGCCAAGCCCGACGAGAAATGGGGCGAAGTGCCCTGCGCCTTCGTCGAACTCAAGGACGGCCACAAGGTCGATGCCGACACGCTGATCGCCTTTGCCCGCGAGCGGCTCGCGGGCTTCAAGACGCCCAAGCGCGTGGTGTTCCAGGATCTGCCCAAGACCTCGACCGGCAAGATCCAGAAATTCGAGCTGAGAAAGGTCGCCAGGGCGCTTTAG
- a CDS encoding SPOR domain-containing protein, whose amino-acid sequence MGFPRYCQAATVALALCAGGTGALRAEPVTAGVAPLQVPPGYREVWEDDRLNPLRGPRTEWGDAQMRSVWTEQVPQRLVDPGRRKAVSAVAPVAGASASGRRYIQVGAFPESDAAAEAVADLRRLGLPARQGRVMADGALVTIIFAGPFGDRDSMGRARGALIGAGYAPVATGR is encoded by the coding sequence ATGGGCTTTCCGAGATATTGTCAGGCCGCGACCGTCGCGCTTGCGCTTTGCGCGGGCGGCACCGGTGCGCTTCGTGCGGAACCGGTCACTGCCGGGGTGGCGCCGTTGCAGGTGCCCCCCGGCTATCGCGAGGTCTGGGAAGACGATCGCCTCAATCCGCTGCGCGGGCCGCGCACCGAATGGGGCGATGCCCAGATGCGGAGCGTCTGGACAGAGCAGGTTCCGCAGCGCCTTGTCGATCCGGGCCGGAGGAAGGCGGTATCGGCCGTGGCGCCGGTGGCTGGCGCTTCCGCTTCGGGCCGTCGCTATATCCAGGTCGGAGCCTTTCCCGAATCCGATGCGGCCGCCGAGGCCGTCGCCGATCTGCGCCGCCTGGGCCTGCCCGCGCGGCAGGGGCGGGTGATGGCCGATGGCGCGCTGGTGACCATCATCTTCGCCGGGCCCTTCGGCGATCGCGACAGCATGGGCCGGGCCCGCGGTGCGCTGATCGGGGCGGGCTACGCGCCGGTCGCGACCGGTCGCTGA
- the upp gene encoding uracil phosphoribosyltransferase: MYDHLTVVTHPLVQHKLTLMRDKATSTAGFRQLLREISQLLAYEITRELEMTTRRIETPLREMDAPVLAGKKMALISILRAGNGLLDGVLELVPSARVGFVGLYRDEETLQPVQYYFKVPQDLKDRLVIVVDPMLATGNSSAAAVDLLKQAGANDIRFMCLLAAPEGVARMKEAHPDVPIVTASLDERLDEQGYIMPGLGDAGDRMFGTR; the protein is encoded by the coding sequence ATGTATGACCATCTGACCGTCGTTACCCACCCGCTGGTGCAACACAAGCTGACGCTGATGCGGGACAAGGCCACATCGACCGCCGGGTTCCGGCAGCTTCTGCGCGAGATCAGCCAGCTTCTGGCCTATGAAATCACCCGCGAGCTGGAAATGACCACGCGGCGGATCGAGACCCCGCTTCGCGAGATGGACGCGCCGGTTCTGGCGGGCAAGAAGATGGCGTTGATCTCGATCCTGCGGGCGGGCAACGGGTTACTGGACGGGGTGCTGGAACTGGTGCCCTCGGCGCGGGTGGGCTTCGTGGGTCTCTACCGCGACGAAGAGACCCTGCAGCCGGTGCAGTATTACTTCAAGGTGCCGCAGGATCTGAAGGACCGGCTGGTGATCGTGGTCGACCCGATGCTGGCCACCGGCAATTCCTCGGCCGCTGCGGTCGATCTGCTGAAGCAGGCCGGGGCCAATGACATCCGTTTCATGTGCCTTCTGGCCGCGCCCGAAGGGGTTGCCCGGATGAAGGAGGCCCATCCCGATGTGCCGATCGTGACCGCCTCGCTCGACGAGCGGCTGGACGAGCAGGGCTATATCATGCCCGGGCTCGGCGATGCCGGCGACAGGATGTTCGGAACGCGGTAG
- a CDS encoding adenosine deaminase has product MTELPKIELHHHLEGAAPPALIRDMARARNLDISRIFDAGGGYVTGDFLQFLDIYEAASSALRTPEDYARLTAAVLEETAAEGVIYLETFLAPDFCGGCDLSAWVEHLEAIREAAGRAEGQGILLRANVTCIRHFGPERAREAALCAAETAGDFVVGFGMAGDERRGRARDFAYAFDMAREAGLGLTVHAGEWCGPASVREALAGLRVDRIGHGVRAIEDPGLVDHLVEAGTVLEICPGSNVALGLYPSLAAHPVERLRRAGVKLTVSTDDPPFFHTSMRREYARLAEVFGWEDSDFAAMNRVALDAAFCDAETRAKLKTRLEAADV; this is encoded by the coding sequence GTGACCGAGTTGCCCAAGATCGAATTGCACCACCACCTGGAGGGCGCGGCGCCGCCGGCCCTGATCCGCGATATGGCCCGGGCGCGAAACCTGGACATTTCCCGCATTTTCGATGCCGGGGGCGGCTATGTCACCGGCGATTTCCTGCAGTTTCTCGACATCTACGAGGCCGCGTCCTCGGCGCTGAGGACACCCGAGGATTATGCCCGGCTGACAGCGGCCGTGCTCGAGGAGACGGCGGCCGAGGGGGTGATCTATCTCGAGACCTTCCTCGCGCCCGATTTCTGCGGCGGCTGCGATCTTTCGGCCTGGGTCGAGCATCTCGAGGCGATCCGCGAGGCGGCCGGACGGGCCGAGGGCCAGGGTATCCTGCTGCGCGCCAATGTGACCTGCATCCGCCATTTCGGCCCCGAGCGGGCGCGCGAGGCCGCGCTTTGCGCTGCCGAGACCGCGGGCGATTTCGTCGTCGGCTTCGGCATGGCGGGCGACGAGCGCCGCGGGCGGGCGCGCGATTTTGCCTATGCCTTCGACATGGCCCGCGAGGCTGGGCTGGGGCTGACTGTGCATGCCGGCGAATGGTGCGGTCCGGCCTCGGTGCGCGAGGCGCTGGCCGGTCTCAGGGTCGACCGCATCGGCCATGGCGTGCGCGCCATCGAGGATCCGGGTCTCGTCGATCATCTGGTCGAGGCGGGCACGGTGCTGGAAATCTGTCCCGGGTCCAACGTGGCGCTGGGGCTATACCCCTCGCTGGCCGCGCATCCGGTCGAGCGGCTCAGGCGCGCGGGCGTCAAGCTGACCGTCTCGACCGACGATCCGCCCTTCTTCCACACCTCGATGCGGCGCGAATATGCCCGGCTGGCCGAGGTCTTCGGCTGGGAAGACAGCGATTTTGCCGCGATGAACCGGGTGGCGCTCGACGCCGCCTTCTGCGATGCGGAGACCCGCGCAAAGCTAAAGACACGCCTGGAGGCCGCCGATGTATGA
- a CDS encoding phosphopentomutase: MTRAFLVVMDSVGCGGAPDAAEFFNDGLPDTGANTLVHIAWACAEGRAETGRSGPLKLHNLDTLGLGAAIRLASGEAAPGLGARPQGLWGAATELSRGKDTPSGHWELAGVPLPWDWSYFPREIPAFPEDLLAEIRRLAGTGGTLGNCHASGTEILERLGAEHMRTGWPILYTSSDSVLQIAAHEERFGRDRLLALCAAIAPRLHAMRIGRVIARPFIGSAAAGFTRTAHRHDYAMAPPAPTLCDWVQAEGRRVQAIGKIGDIFSMRGIDEVRTGPDAELMEHWADLMEAAPEGSLTFANFVEFDSLYGHRRDVAGYARALEWFDAALPRILGRMRPGDLVLITADHGNDPTWRGTDHTRERVPVIGAGRGTRALGLRAFADTAASIAAHLGVSPQGPGRSFL; this comes from the coding sequence ATGACGCGGGCCTTCCTGGTGGTGATGGATTCGGTCGGCTGCGGCGGCGCACCCGATGCGGCGGAGTTCTTCAATGACGGTCTGCCCGATACCGGCGCCAATACGCTTGTTCATATCGCATGGGCCTGTGCCGAAGGCCGCGCCGAGACCGGCCGGTCCGGCCCGCTGAAATTGCACAATCTCGACACGTTGGGCCTTGGCGCCGCGATCCGTCTGGCCTCGGGCGAGGCTGCGCCGGGGCTTGGCGCCCGGCCGCAGGGGCTCTGGGGCGCGGCGACCGAGCTGTCGCGCGGCAAGGACACGCCCTCGGGCCACTGGGAACTGGCCGGGGTGCCGCTGCCCTGGGACTGGAGCTATTTCCCGCGCGAGATCCCTGCCTTTCCCGAGGATCTTCTGGCCGAGATCCGCCGGCTTGCGGGCACCGGGGGTACGCTCGGCAATTGCCACGCCTCGGGCACCGAGATCCTCGAGCGGCTCGGCGCCGAGCATATGCGGACGGGCTGGCCGATTCTCTATACCTCCTCCGACAGCGTCTTGCAGATCGCGGCCCATGAGGAACGCTTCGGGCGCGACCGGCTGCTGGCGCTCTGCGCGGCGATCGCCCCCCGGCTCCATGCGATGCGGATCGGCCGGGTCATCGCGCGCCCCTTCATCGGCAGCGCCGCAGCGGGCTTCACCCGGACCGCCCACCGCCACGATTATGCGATGGCGCCGCCGGCCCCCACGCTGTGCGACTGGGTGCAGGCCGAAGGGCGGCGGGTGCAGGCCATCGGCAAGATCGGAGACATCTTCTCGATGCGGGGCATCGACGAGGTCCGGACCGGTCCCGATGCCGAGTTGATGGAGCATTGGGCCGATCTGATGGAAGCGGCCCCCGAGGGCAGCCTGACCTTCGCCAATTTCGTCGAATTCGACAGCCTCTACGGCCACCGCCGCGATGTTGCGGGCTATGCCCGGGCGCTGGAGTGGTTCGATGCCGCCCTGCCGCGCATCCTCGGGCGGATGCGGCCCGGCGATCTCGTGCTGATCACCGCCGATCACGGCAACGACCCGACCTGGCGCGGCACCGACCATACCCGCGAGCGGGTGCCGGTGATCGGCGCTGGGCGCGGCACGCGCGCGCTGGGCCTGCGCGCCTTCGCCGATACCGCCGCCAGCATCGCCGCCCATCTGGGCGTTTCCCCCCAAGGCCCCGGACGGAGTTTCCTGTGA
- a CDS encoding thymidine phosphorylase, which translates to MDARSIIARVRDDETLTEEQLRWFADGLASGAVTDAQAGAFAMAVLLNGLTDPERVGLTRAMRDSGKVLDWDLPGPVLDKHSTGGIGDCVSLVLAPALAACGAFVPMISGRGLGHTGGTLDKLESIPGYRGEVPVAALKSVTAQVGCAIVGASEDIAPADRRLYAVRDVSGTVESIDLITASILSKKLAAGLEALVLDVKVGSGAFMKDMEEAEDLARALVATAQGAGCMTAALITDMSQPLVGAAGNALEVIEVMETLTGTGVTPALWDLTCALGGEVLALGGLAADAADGAQRIGRAIETGDAVLKFGEMVAELGGPADFIERWPDRLPAAPVLYEVTAADAGIVQEIDGAALGRAVVALGGGRRREGDRINPAVGLAEMAALGDRIAPGEPLAIVHAASEADAEAVQAGVRAAFRMGDEMPDIPPLVHQRVLR; encoded by the coding sequence ATGGATGCCCGCAGCATCATCGCGCGGGTCCGCGATGACGAAACCCTGACCGAAGAGCAGCTGCGCTGGTTCGCCGACGGCCTCGCTTCCGGCGCGGTCACCGATGCCCAGGCCGGGGCCTTCGCCATGGCGGTGCTCCTGAACGGGCTGACCGATCCCGAGCGGGTCGGGCTGACGCGGGCGATGCGCGACAGCGGCAAGGTGCTCGACTGGGACCTGCCGGGCCCGGTGCTCGACAAGCATTCCACCGGCGGTATCGGCGATTGCGTCTCGCTGGTGTTGGCGCCCGCGCTGGCGGCTTGCGGGGCGTTCGTGCCGATGATCTCGGGGCGGGGGCTCGGTCATACCGGCGGCACGCTCGACAAGCTCGAATCGATTCCCGGCTATCGCGGCGAGGTCCCGGTCGCCGCGCTGAAATCGGTGACCGCCCAGGTCGGTTGCGCCATCGTCGGCGCCTCGGAGGATATCGCCCCCGCCGACCGCAGGCTTTACGCGGTCCGCGATGTCTCGGGCACGGTCGAGAGCATCGACCTGATCACCGCCTCGATCCTGTCGAAGAAGCTGGCCGCCGGGCTCGAGGCGCTGGTGCTCGACGTCAAGGTCGGCTCGGGCGCCTTCATGAAGGACATGGAAGAGGCCGAGGATCTTGCCCGCGCGCTGGTCGCGACCGCCCAGGGGGCAGGCTGCATGACGGCCGCGCTGATCACCGACATGTCCCAGCCGCTGGTGGGCGCGGCGGGCAATGCGCTCGAGGTGATCGAGGTGATGGAGACCCTGACCGGGACCGGCGTCACGCCCGCGCTCTGGGATCTGACCTGCGCGCTTGGCGGCGAGGTGCTGGCGCTGGGTGGGTTGGCCGCGGATGCCGCCGATGGCGCGCAGCGTATCGGCCGGGCGATCGAGACGGGCGATGCGGTGCTCAAATTCGGCGAGATGGTCGCCGAGCTCGGCGGCCCGGCCGATTTCATCGAGCGCTGGCCCGACCGGCTGCCGGCCGCGCCCGTCCTCTACGAGGTCACGGCCGCCGATGCCGGCATCGTTCAGGAAATCGACGGCGCGGCGCTGGGGCGTGCGGTGGTGGCGCTTGGCGGCGGGCGGCGGCGCGAGGGCGACCGGATCAATCCGGCGGTGGGGCTGGCCGAGATGGCGGCGCTGGGCGACCGGATCGCGCCGGGCGAGCCGCTGGCCATCGTCCATGCCGCCAGCGAGGCCGATGCCGAGGCGGTTCAGGCCGGGGTGCGCGCGGCGTTCCGGATGGGCGACGAGATGCCCGATATCCCGCCTCTGGTGCATCAGAGGGTCCTGCGATGA